In Labilibaculum sp. DW002, one DNA window encodes the following:
- a CDS encoding T9SS type A sorting domain-containing protein, with protein sequence MKTKHILLIVGLLTLSGILISNYTQHSEKQFSSNEFTPKEFWQKQYQEKKEKRKVGYSKANKPDMYSKYFKDITTRIGENESGYQMNYKTLELQKARGNSSKLKSVKVGLEFIQRGPANVGGRTRAILIDPDDVNKTTWIAGSATGGIWRTTDGAENWTNLSDDLTNLSVNALAMASSNHDIIYAGTGESFPGSAQNLGNGIWKSLDRGLSWSQLSSTSTDKKFGYVNRLFVNPINAEIVIAATEAGIFKTINGGTDWAQVYESVSGVEDLAAYPTARDTIFAGENRKGILRTVDGGDNWEVFSKGLSTGSRYEVAVSPVNRNFVYTSIDISDEVSEVFFSIDNANNWAKFDDAQNFLGGQGGYDNTLEAHPFIDSVVFVAGVDMWKLAFNKTATEKSSAVKAAYTVDTDFLSFVSFGGSHLNGGLSTEEGSNVLSTDWTSVEIRFGAGLTQKAHRFTIPDQKTSGVPAAEYTYVDYVEVPFQVWDITNNKQLMVSFRDQENDGVFNLYTRDGESDAYGDLGREYIFINAIDYSADVANASIAVAGGHLNKALYMIWPELTAGATWDAANLPTSKVVVEYGAVEVYDGEKTSVADAYGNNGGANRYDQGAGFGDTKIPGLHPDHHNITIIPFEDGNFWVVNGNDGGIGVSENNGVTFTQKPNNYITTQFYGVAKNPDANEYIGGMQDNGTWQSAAAEDASSTSNYFFRLGGDGFECLWHRRDSKKLLGSIYYNAIYRSTNGGDTWGGVQGITEDDGPFVTKLSASKWNPDVVFAVAKEGVYKSTDFGANWTLKAIESFWGGVNSQHNVEVSLADANIVWAGAGMVNDGDFKIHVSQDEGETYTAVNEYADKDMRAYISGISTHPTQASTAYLLFSNSNSPKILRTTDLGQNWEDISGFGTGEVSTNGFPDVVTHCMIVMPSDTKTLWAGTEIGIFESTDDGVSWHALESNFPPVSVYDMQIVGKQVVIATHGRGVWSVDIPDIDRIPEISEYKEVQDKIINLNIDVKVDYDKLEIYLNGVVHQTIDTPEKGEQTFPITVDQAGTYKSYVIGYISDEPFKSNEEEVVVEDKIPTVSLLEVIAEYRLNLGVEIPVLFDKFEIYVNDEIFKTVNSPAVGTAYYEIYAKDAGVYSVYIIGYMFDSPFQSNTKEVEMIITDVETINQEVDQMKIYPNPCRDEFNLQLGNLSQNYSLEILDLSGRTVFVKKDRNAGTNTIQFGSLEAGLYIVRVTLDDKVMSSKIQVIK encoded by the coding sequence ATGAAAACAAAACACATCTTACTAATTGTCGGACTCCTGACCTTGTCGGGAATTCTTATTAGTAATTACACGCAACATTCGGAAAAGCAATTTTCCAGTAATGAATTTACTCCTAAGGAATTTTGGCAAAAGCAGTATCAAGAAAAAAAGGAGAAAAGAAAAGTAGGCTACAGTAAAGCCAATAAGCCTGACATGTACAGTAAGTACTTTAAAGATATTACAACCAGGATTGGTGAAAATGAATCTGGTTATCAAATGAACTATAAAACATTAGAGTTGCAGAAAGCTCGCGGAAATAGTTCTAAACTGAAAAGTGTAAAAGTAGGCCTAGAATTTATTCAACGCGGACCTGCTAATGTTGGAGGTCGTACTAGAGCCATTCTTATTGATCCTGATGATGTCAACAAAACTACTTGGATTGCAGGTAGTGCTACCGGAGGAATTTGGAGAACAACAGATGGTGCTGAAAACTGGACAAATCTATCTGACGATTTGACCAATTTATCGGTAAATGCTTTAGCCATGGCAAGTTCTAATCATGATATTATTTACGCTGGTACTGGAGAAAGTTTTCCAGGAAGCGCTCAGAATCTCGGAAATGGGATATGGAAGTCGCTTGATCGAGGATTAAGTTGGAGCCAATTAAGTAGTACTTCAACAGATAAAAAATTCGGTTATGTGAATCGTCTTTTTGTAAATCCAATTAACGCGGAAATCGTAATAGCAGCTACGGAAGCTGGAATATTTAAAACGATTAATGGAGGCACAGATTGGGCACAAGTTTATGAGAGTGTTAGTGGAGTGGAAGATTTAGCAGCTTATCCTACAGCAAGAGATACCATTTTTGCTGGGGAAAATAGAAAAGGAATTCTTCGAACTGTAGATGGTGGTGATAATTGGGAAGTTTTCTCTAAGGGATTATCAACAGGATCTCGTTATGAAGTTGCTGTATCTCCTGTAAATAGAAATTTTGTTTATACCAGTATCGATATTTCTGATGAAGTATCAGAGGTATTCTTTTCAATAGACAATGCAAACAATTGGGCTAAGTTTGATGATGCTCAGAATTTTCTTGGTGGACAAGGAGGATATGACAATACACTTGAAGCGCACCCATTTATAGACAGTGTGGTATTCGTAGCTGGTGTAGATATGTGGAAACTAGCATTTAATAAAACAGCCACAGAAAAGTCTTCTGCTGTAAAAGCGGCCTACACTGTAGATACTGATTTTCTTTCTTTCGTTAGTTTCGGAGGAAGCCATTTAAATGGTGGTCTAAGTACTGAGGAAGGTTCTAATGTTCTTTCGACCGATTGGACTTCAGTTGAAATCCGATTTGGTGCTGGATTAACTCAAAAAGCACATCGTTTTACTATTCCTGATCAAAAAACATCAGGAGTTCCTGCGGCAGAATATACTTATGTAGATTATGTTGAGGTTCCTTTTCAAGTTTGGGATATTACCAATAACAAACAGCTAATGGTTTCATTCCGTGATCAGGAAAATGATGGAGTATTTAACCTTTATACACGTGATGGTGAAAGTGATGCATATGGAGATTTGGGACGAGAATACATTTTTATTAATGCTATAGATTATAGTGCTGATGTGGCAAATGCAAGTATTGCTGTTGCTGGAGGACATTTAAACAAAGCACTTTATATGATTTGGCCAGAGTTAACTGCAGGTGCAACTTGGGATGCGGCGAACCTTCCTACTTCAAAAGTAGTGGTAGAATATGGAGCTGTAGAAGTATATGATGGTGAAAAAACAAGTGTTGCTGATGCTTATGGCAATAATGGTGGCGCAAATAGATATGATCAAGGAGCTGGATTTGGTGACACCAAGATTCCTGGCTTGCACCCCGATCATCACAACATCACAATTATTCCATTTGAAGATGGTAATTTTTGGGTTGTTAATGGAAATGATGGTGGAATAGGTGTTTCGGAAAACAATGGTGTAACATTTACACAAAAACCGAACAATTACATTACCACTCAATTTTATGGTGTGGCTAAAAATCCTGATGCCAACGAGTACATTGGTGGAATGCAGGATAACGGAACATGGCAGTCTGCTGCAGCGGAAGATGCTTCATCAACCTCTAATTACTTCTTTAGATTAGGAGGAGATGGCTTCGAATGTTTATGGCATAGAAGAGACTCTAAAAAGCTTTTGGGTAGTATTTATTATAATGCCATTTACAGATCAACTAATGGTGGAGATACTTGGGGAGGCGTTCAAGGAATCACTGAAGACGATGGTCCTTTTGTTACCAAGTTATCAGCCTCTAAATGGAATCCAGATGTTGTTTTTGCGGTTGCGAAAGAAGGGGTTTATAAATCTACTGATTTTGGAGCTAACTGGACACTTAAAGCAATTGAATCCTTTTGGGGAGGAGTTAATAGCCAGCATAACGTAGAGGTATCTCTAGCAGATGCTAACATTGTATGGGCCGGAGCAGGAATGGTAAATGATGGAGATTTTAAGATCCACGTTTCACAAGATGAAGGTGAAACTTATACTGCAGTAAATGAATATGCAGATAAGGATATGAGAGCTTATATTAGTGGAATCTCAACTCATCCAACGCAAGCATCAACAGCTTATTTACTATTTTCTAACAGTAATTCACCTAAAATATTAAGAACTACAGATCTTGGTCAAAACTGGGAAGATATTTCAGGATTTGGAACAGGTGAGGTGAGTACGAATGGTTTTCCAGATGTTGTAACTCATTGTATGATTGTAATGCCTAGTGATACAAAAACACTGTGGGCTGGTACTGAGATTGGAATATTTGAATCGACTGATGATGGCGTTTCATGGCATGCTTTGGAAAGTAACTTTCCTCCAGTTTCTGTTTATGATATGCAAATTGTAGGTAAGCAGGTTGTTATAGCAACTCACGGTAGAGGTGTTTGGAGTGTAGATATTCCAGATATTGATCGTATTCCAGAAATTTCAGAGTACAAAGAGGTTCAGGATAAAATCATTAACCTTAATATTGATGTAAAAGTTGATTACGATAAGTTGGAAATTTACCTAAATGGAGTTGTACACCAAACTATTGATACTCCTGAAAAAGGAGAGCAAACTTTCCCTATTACTGTTGATCAAGCTGGAACTTACAAATCTTACGTAATTGGTTATATTAGTGATGAGCCTTTTAAATCGAACGAAGAAGAAGTAGTAGTAGAGGATAAAATTCCAACAGTTAGTTTATTAGAAGTTATTGCGGAGTATAGATTAAATCTTGGAGTAGAGATTCCTGTTCTATTCGATAAGTTTGAAATCTATGTTAACGACGAAATATTCAAGACGGTAAACAGTCCTGCAGTAGGCACAGCTTATTATGAAATATATGCTAAAGATGCTGGTGTTTATAGTGTTTATATTATTGGTTACATGTTTGATTCTCCATTCCAATCGAATACAAAAGAAGTGGAAATGATTATCACTGATGTCGAAACGATTAATCAGGAAGTAGATCAGATGAAGATTTATCCTAATCCATGTAGAGATGAGTTCAACCTTCAACTTGGGAATTTATCGCAGAATTATTCATTGGAAATTCTCGATTTAAGTGGAAGAACAGTATTTGTGAAAAAAGATCGCAATGCAGGAACCAATACGATTCAATTTGGATCCTTGGAGGCAGGACTTTATATTGTTCGTGTAACATTGGATGATAAAGTAATGTCTAGTAAAATTCAAGTAATTAAATAA